In Fimbriiglobus ruber, a genomic segment contains:
- a CDS encoding dipeptidase has protein sequence MLIFDAHLDLAMNAVDWNRDLRLALAELRAHETQMGLTDPGRCTATLTFPEMRRAEVRVGVATLFARWEPTVNHPIGYTTPEACYAAAHAQLAYYRAMERSGWVRMLKTRGDLAAHLDACRTTPAAVPFGFVLSMECADAVIEPDDIAEWYAHGLRAIGITHYGGNRYGGGTRSELGLAAAALPLLRKIEDLGIALDMTHLSDRSFAQVADMFGGRVLASHQNARKFCDWQRQFSDEQIRFVTDRGGVLGMALDAVMLQPGWVRGVSKPEVTLERVAENIDHVCQLAGSAKHVGIGSDLDGGYGYDQTPADLNTIADLQKLVDILLKRGYPTRDVEAVMHGNWARFFSEVLPA, from the coding sequence ATGTTGATTTTTGACGCCCACCTCGACCTGGCGATGAACGCGGTGGACTGGAACCGCGATCTGCGGCTCGCGCTCGCCGAACTGCGCGCCCACGAAACGCAAATGGGGCTGACCGACCCCGGTCGCTGCACGGCCACGCTCACATTCCCGGAGATGCGGCGGGCCGAGGTGCGGGTCGGCGTGGCGACGCTGTTCGCCCGGTGGGAGCCGACGGTCAATCACCCGATCGGGTACACGACGCCCGAGGCGTGCTACGCGGCCGCCCACGCCCAGCTCGCGTACTACCGGGCGATGGAGCGGTCCGGGTGGGTGCGCATGCTCAAGACCCGGGGCGACCTGGCTGCGCACCTCGACGCCTGCCGGACCACCCCGGCGGCCGTGCCGTTCGGCTTTGTCCTGAGCATGGAGTGCGCGGACGCGGTCATCGAGCCGGACGACATCGCCGAGTGGTACGCCCACGGCCTGCGGGCGATCGGCATTACGCACTACGGCGGGAACCGCTACGGCGGCGGCACCCGGTCCGAACTCGGCCTGGCCGCGGCTGCCCTGCCGCTGTTACGGAAGATCGAAGACCTCGGCATCGCCCTCGACATGACGCACCTGTCGGACCGGTCGTTCGCCCAGGTCGCGGACATGTTCGGCGGGCGGGTGCTGGCGAGCCACCAGAACGCGCGGAAGTTCTGCGACTGGCAGCGGCAGTTTTCGGACGAGCAGATCCGCTTCGTCACCGACCGCGGCGGTGTCCTCGGCATGGCCCTGGACGCGGTCATGCTCCAACCCGGGTGGGTCCGCGGCGTGTCGAAGCCGGAAGTGACGCTGGAGCGGGTGGCCGAGAACATCGACCACGTCTGCCAACTCGCCGGCAGCGCCAAGCACGTCGGCATCGGCAGCGACCTCGACGGCGGCTACGGGTACGATCAAACGCCGGCCGACCTGAACACCATCGCCGACCTGCAAAAGCTCGTCGACATCCTCCTCAAGCGCGGCTACCCCACGCGGGACGTGGAAGCCGTCATGCACGGCAACTGGGCCCGGTTCTTCTCCGAAGTGCTGCCGGCGTAA
- a CDS encoding multidrug effflux MFS transporter, with the protein MRVQRSNLFIISLLGSLSVVSPFAIDMYLSGFKQLAAHFAVEETTVSLTLSSYFIGLAFGQVIYGPLLDRFGRKRPLVFGLSLFVLASIGCIAAPDVYTLIALRFIQGFGGCVAQVASVTMVRDFFPVKESAKILSLLFLFIAASPLLAPSIGSLVMAVGSWKLVFVIMAVMVAAILALTQFLLPEGHQPDPSISLRPGPIVVEYFTILRHPRFATYALAGAFSFAGLFTYVAGSSIIFMKGFGLSEKAFSAIFAGLAAGFIGGSQLNVLLLRWFESETIFFRALLIQVVTGLIFVGGSWAGWYGLTETLVLLFVFLSSVGLTNPNASALALRPFTKNAGSASALLGFFQLGIGAVISTGIGASSSSNSFPIIAILGGTATIGLAILLVGRRAARNSPASEENAHPTKDAEPVQHAHMH; encoded by the coding sequence TTGCGCGTCCAACGCTCTAACCTGTTCATTATTTCCCTGCTCGGGAGCCTGAGTGTCGTCAGCCCGTTCGCCATCGACATGTATCTGTCCGGCTTCAAGCAACTGGCGGCACATTTCGCCGTCGAAGAAACGACGGTCTCGCTGACCCTTTCGAGCTATTTCATCGGGCTCGCGTTCGGCCAGGTGATTTACGGCCCGCTGCTGGACCGGTTCGGGCGGAAAAGGCCGCTCGTCTTCGGGCTGAGTTTGTTCGTCCTCGCCTCGATCGGTTGTATTGCCGCGCCCGACGTCTATACGCTCATCGCCCTGCGCTTCATCCAGGGGTTCGGCGGCTGCGTGGCCCAGGTGGCGTCGGTCACGATGGTGCGGGACTTCTTCCCCGTCAAGGAAAGCGCCAAAATCCTGTCGCTGTTGTTCCTCTTTATCGCCGCGTCTCCACTGCTGGCCCCAAGTATCGGTAGTCTCGTGATGGCGGTCGGCAGCTGGAAGCTCGTGTTCGTCATCATGGCCGTGATGGTGGCCGCGATTCTCGCGCTGACGCAATTCTTACTACCCGAGGGGCACCAGCCCGACCCCAGTATCTCGTTGCGGCCGGGGCCAATTGTGGTGGAATACTTCACCATCCTCCGGCACCCCCGGTTCGCGACTTACGCACTGGCCGGCGCGTTCTCCTTCGCCGGCTTGTTCACTTACGTGGCCGGTTCGTCCATCATCTTCATGAAGGGCTTCGGTCTGAGCGAGAAAGCTTTCAGTGCGATCTTCGCGGGCCTGGCGGCCGGGTTCATCGGCGGCAGCCAGCTGAACGTACTCTTGCTCCGCTGGTTCGAGAGCGAAACGATATTCTTCCGCGCGCTCCTCATCCAGGTAGTGACGGGGTTGATCTTCGTCGGTGGCTCGTGGGCGGGGTGGTACGGGTTGACCGAGACTTTGGTGCTGCTGTTCGTCTTCCTGAGTAGCGTCGGGCTCACCAACCCCAACGCCTCGGCACTGGCACTCCGGCCGTTCACCAAGAACGCCGGCAGCGCCTCCGCGCTACTCGGGTTCTTCCAGCTCGGTATCGGAGCCGTGATTTCCACGGGGATCGGGGCATCGTCTTCCAGTAACAGTTTCCCGATCATCGCCATTCTCGGCGGGACGGCGACGATCGGCCTGGCCATCCTGCTCGTCGGCCGACGAGCGGCACGCAACAGCCCGGCGTCAGAAGAAAACGCTCACCCCACGAAAGACGCCGAGCCGGTTCAACACGCCCACATGCACTAA
- a CDS encoding FAD-dependent oxidoreductase, with protein sequence MRATLIALAVLVAGSTVSAADREYAVVVYGGTSGGVSAAVQAARMGKTVVLIEPGKHLGGLTSGGLGATDIGNKKAIGGLAREFYRRIKTYYAADAVWTREPRAAYKGGGHDSAEDTAWTFEPHVAEKVYNDLLKEHNVPVVFGQRLDLKAGVRKDGTRITAVVMETGETYRGKVFIDATYEGDLMAKAGVSYHVGREANATYGETLNGVEVKHDRSHQFVRNVDPYLKPGDPTSGLVPGVHAGSPGTDGEGDRRVQAYNFRLCATDVPVNRRPWPKPAGYDEKRYELLLRNFEAGDHRLPWNPLLMPNRKTDANNNFAISTDHIGANYDYPDGDYATREKIWKDHVDYQQGLMWTLANHPRVPEKVRQHFQTWALAKDEFLDTDNWPNQLYVREARRMIGAFVMTEHNCRGVRTAEDPVGLAAYTMDSHNTQRYVTKAGFARNEGDVQVGGFPPYPVAYRSLVPKAAECTNLLVPVCLSASHIAYGSIRMEPVFMVLGQSAATAAVLAIDGKTDVQAVDYPKLRERLIADKQVLDWTGPKRPAGIDPKTLAGVVVDDPAAERTGFEATSSTVGPFVGEGYRHDGGTDRGKQWARFRPDLPKAGKYEVRLAYTPNANRATKVAVKVIHAGEESTITVNQRKAAPINGAWVSLGTFSFEAGKTGYVEVSNAGADGYVVIDAVQWLPAKE encoded by the coding sequence ATGCGGGCCACTCTCATCGCCCTCGCCGTCCTCGTCGCCGGTTCGACCGTATCCGCGGCCGACCGGGAGTACGCCGTTGTCGTTTACGGCGGCACCTCGGGCGGCGTCAGCGCCGCGGTGCAGGCGGCCCGGATGGGCAAGACGGTCGTGCTGATCGAGCCCGGCAAGCACCTCGGCGGACTCACCTCGGGCGGGCTCGGGGCAACCGACATCGGCAACAAGAAGGCGATCGGCGGGCTCGCCCGCGAGTTCTACCGGCGGATCAAGACCTACTACGCGGCCGACGCCGTCTGGACCCGAGAGCCGAGAGCCGCCTACAAGGGCGGCGGCCACGATTCGGCCGAGGACACCGCCTGGACGTTCGAGCCGCACGTCGCGGAGAAGGTGTATAACGACCTGCTGAAGGAGCATAACGTCCCGGTCGTCTTCGGCCAGCGGCTCGACCTGAAAGCCGGAGTGCGGAAGGACGGCACCCGGATCACAGCCGTCGTCATGGAGACCGGTGAGACCTACCGCGGGAAGGTCTTCATCGACGCCACCTACGAAGGCGACCTGATGGCGAAGGCCGGGGTGTCGTACCACGTCGGCCGGGAGGCCAACGCGACTTACGGAGAAACGTTGAACGGAGTGGAAGTCAAGCACGACCGGTCGCACCAGTTCGTCCGCAACGTCGACCCGTACCTGAAACCGGGCGACCCAACGAGCGGGCTCGTTCCCGGAGTCCACGCCGGGTCGCCCGGGACGGACGGCGAGGGCGACCGCCGGGTGCAGGCGTACAACTTCCGCCTCTGCGCGACCGACGTCCCGGTCAACCGCCGGCCGTGGCCCAAGCCGGCCGGGTACGACGAGAAGCGGTACGAACTGCTCCTGCGGAACTTCGAGGCCGGCGACCACCGGCTGCCGTGGAACCCGTTGCTCATGCCGAACCGGAAGACCGACGCGAACAACAACTTCGCCATCTCGACCGACCACATCGGCGCGAACTACGACTACCCGGACGGCGACTACGCCACGCGCGAGAAGATCTGGAAGGACCACGTCGACTATCAGCAGGGGCTGATGTGGACGCTGGCGAATCACCCGCGGGTGCCCGAGAAGGTGCGGCAGCACTTCCAGACCTGGGCACTGGCGAAGGACGAGTTTCTAGACACCGACAACTGGCCAAACCAGTTATACGTCCGGGAGGCCCGCCGGATGATCGGGGCGTTCGTCATGACCGAGCACAACTGCCGCGGCGTCCGGACGGCCGAAGATCCCGTTGGCCTCGCGGCGTACACGATGGACTCGCACAACACCCAGCGGTACGTGACCAAGGCCGGGTTCGCTCGGAACGAGGGAGACGTGCAGGTCGGCGGGTTCCCGCCGTACCCGGTCGCGTACCGGTCACTCGTGCCGAAGGCGGCCGAGTGTACCAACCTGCTCGTCCCGGTCTGTCTGTCGGCATCGCACATTGCTTACGGCTCGATCCGGATGGAGCCGGTGTTCATGGTTCTGGGCCAGTCGGCCGCGACGGCCGCCGTCCTGGCGATCGACGGTAAGACGGACGTCCAAGCAGTGGACTATCCGAAGTTGCGGGAACGATTGATCGCGGACAAGCAGGTTCTTGACTGGACCGGCCCGAAGCGGCCGGCGGGGATCGACCCGAAGACCCTCGCCGGGGTGGTGGTGGACGACCCGGCGGCCGAACGAACGGGATTCGAGGCGACGAGCAGCACCGTCGGCCCATTCGTCGGCGAGGGCTACCGACACGACGGCGGGACGGACCGGGGCAAGCAGTGGGCCCGCTTCCGGCCAGATTTGCCGAAGGCCGGGAAGTACGAAGTCCGGCTCGCGTACACACCCAATGCGAACCGGGCGACCAAGGTAGCAGTCAAGGTTATCCACGCAGGCGAAGAGTCGACGATCACGGTCAACCAGCGAAAAGCGGCCCCGATCAACGGCGCCTGGGTGTCGCTCGGGACGTTCTCGTTCGAGGCCGGAAAGACGGGTTATGTCGAAGTGAGCAACGCCGGCGCAGACGGTTACGTGGTCATCGACGCAGTACAATGGCTACCGGCCAAGGAGTGA